The Mycobacteriales bacterium genomic interval TGGCCTCAACGCTCACACGGGTCAGTCGGGCCCGCCGCAGATGGATCGGCAGGGATTCGACCCCCACCGGTTCCCCGGTGACGGCGTCGACGAGCAGCGCCGAGTCGTCGCCGGCCGGCAGGCCGAGTTCGGCGCGGCGGGCCCGCAACCGTTCGCGGTCGGCCGACGGCGGCACGTCACCCAGCGTGAGGACGGCGAGGTCCTCGGCCGTCCGGCCGGCGGCGAGAAGTGGCCGGCAGACCCGGTCGGTGCCCGCCAGCACGGCCTTGCGTACGAAGTCGGTCCGCAGCTGGTCGAGCTCCCCGTCGGCGAGTCCGTCGAAGGACTGGGCGAACCCGGACCGGGCCGCCACCCCGCCGTTGATTTCGTCCGAGGCGAAGTGGTCCTCGAGGATGATCTCCGCCCGCCGCACGCCCACGACGGCGCTCACGGCGTCGTAGGCGTCCGCCACCATCAGGAAGGCGAAGTTCGGGGCACAGAAATACGTCGGCAGTCGCAGCCGCACCGACGCATCACCGTCCGCAGAAACGGCGCACGACGAGACGAAGCCCAGCGTGGTGACGGGTTCATCCAGTTCGGGATCGCGCACCGCCTCCAGGGCAGCGAGTATCTGGGCCGTCTCTGTCACACCTTGGCCCCGCCTTCGACCAGCGTCGCGTCGTCCTGTGCACCCGGAGTCCCGTTTTCCGGTGCCAGCTGGCATTCCCTCGGCACCTCGATGCCGTAGAGCTTGGCGGCGTTCAGCCCGAGGATCTTCTTCTTGGTCGCGGTCGTGACCCGCGGGTAGTCGGAGAATTCGTCACCGGGGTAGTCCCAGTCCACGAAGCCCTCGATCTGCCACTTCGGCTCCCAGATGCCGTAGTCGCTGCCGAAGGTCATCTTGTCCTCGCCGACCCAGAACAGCAGCTCGCCCATCACCTTGGCGAAGAACTTCGGCCGCGCATACATGAGGCCGCCGATCACGACCGACAGGCCGGCGTAGACGTTGGGCTCCTGCGTCGCCATGAAGCAGAAGTCCTCGATCCGCGGCAGCCCCACGTGCTCGACGATGAAGTTCAGCTCGGGGAAGTCCGTCGCCGCGTGGTCCACGTCGGAGACGTCGAAGGCATCCTTGTCCAGCGGCCAGATGGTCGGGCCCTTATGAACGTGGATGTTCTTGACCCCGAGCTCCTGGGCCTTCTCCAGATAGCGATAGGCCTCCGGGTCCTTGAGCGTCCAGCCCCGCGAGTCGCCGCGCCATTCCGCCGTGTAGAGCTTGACGCCGGTGGAGCCCCACCGGGCGACATTGTCGGCCAGGTCCTTCAGGCCCGCCTCGCCCTCCCGCGGATCGAACCGGGTGTTGACGATGAACTTGCCCGGGTGCTTCTCCGACAGGGCGCCGTTGCGTTCGGTGGTGTTGAAACCCTCGGTGTACCACTCCGTCAGATAGGTGGGTTGGAAAATCGCCTTGTCCACATAGCCGGTCTCGAACACGTCCTTCATCAGGTCCTGTTCGGAGTACTTCTGGAAATGTTCGATCGTCCAATGGGTCTCCGGCGGCCCGAGCGACTGGTAGGCGTGGAAGCACTCGATCCAGCCCTTGGCGTAGTTCTCGTGGCCCGCCACCCAGTTCTGCGGGCTCGCGTCCCAGTAGTGCATGTGGCTGTCGACGACGAAGTACTTCTCACCGTTTTTCTCGTACACCTGTCCTCCTCGAGGAGATCTCCCGGCTCAGGCGGATTCTGTCACTCAGTTCGGGGAGGCGACCAGGTCGAAACCCAGGTATTCCGCGGCGTCCTCGGGGTTGGCGAACATGATCGTCCGGTCGTCCTCGTGGATCATGCGGCCGTAGTGGGTCGACATGTTCTCCTCGAACTCGGCGTTGTCGAAGAAGCCGGGCTCCTCGCCGAGGGCCTCGGAGATCTCGTCGTAGACGAAGTCCATCCGCCGCTCCGCATCGACCCTGATCATCGAGGGCAGCGGCATCACCTTCACGCCCGGCTTGTCGCGCATCACCTCGGCGACTACCTGACCCACCTGGTTGTTCATCAAGGTGACACCACACCTGTTCGACGAGGTGTTGTCGGACTTGTACGGGCTCTCGGCCGTCTTGAACGTGCTCACTGGGTCAGCTCCTTCGGGTTCTGCAGGCTCAGCTCGGAGAGGATGCCGCTGAAGCGGCTCTTCGCGCGGTCCAGCGCATCCTCGAACCGCGGTGGCTTGGAATCGGGCTGCGACCAGAGCGGCTGCATCTCACGTGCCGCGGTGATCGCGCGCGGGACCCACGTGGAGAGCCAACCGTCGAGGATCGCCTTGTTGTGGTCGGCGAACTCCCGGTCGTTGGTCAGCAGCTCGAACATGGCCTTGGTGTAGCGCAGATCGCGCTCGGCGTAGTCGTACTCGCCGGCGCCGAC includes:
- a CDS encoding iron-sulfur cluster assembly protein, with amino-acid sequence MTETAQILAALEAVRDPELDEPVTTLGFVSSCAVSADGDASVRLRLPTYFCAPNFAFLMVADAYDAVSAVVGVRRAEIILEDHFASDEINGGVAARSGFAQSFDGLADGELDQLRTDFVRKAVLAGTDRVCRPLLAAGRTAEDLAVLTLGDVPPSADRERLRARRAELGLPAGDDSALLVDAVTGEPVGVESLPIHLRRARLTRVSVEANSGVCRGMLRERYGTRGLGEVEEDR
- a CDS encoding amidohydrolase family protein, giving the protein MYEKNGEKYFVVDSHMHYWDASPQNWVAGHENYAKGWIECFHAYQSLGPPETHWTIEHFQKYSEQDLMKDVFETGYVDKAIFQPTYLTEWYTEGFNTTERNGALSEKHPGKFIVNTRFDPREGEAGLKDLADNVARWGSTGVKLYTAEWRGDSRGWTLKDPEAYRYLEKAQELGVKNIHVHKGPTIWPLDKDAFDVSDVDHAATDFPELNFIVEHVGLPRIEDFCFMATQEPNVYAGLSVVIGGLMYARPKFFAKVMGELLFWVGEDKMTFGSDYGIWEPKWQIEGFVDWDYPGDEFSDYPRVTTATKKKILGLNAAKLYGIEVPRECQLAPENGTPGAQDDATLVEGGAKV
- a CDS encoding MmoB/DmpM family protein encodes the protein MSTFKTAESPYKSDNTSSNRCGVTLMNNQVGQVVAEVMRDKPGVKVMPLPSMIRVDAERRMDFVYDEISEALGEEPGFFDNAEFEENMSTHYGRMIHEDDRTIMFANPEDAAEYLGFDLVASPN